A single genomic interval of Spinacia oleracea cultivar Varoflay chromosome 6, BTI_SOV_V1, whole genome shotgun sequence harbors:
- the LOC130463600 gene encoding S-protein homolog 1-like, whose amino-acid sequence MLKLLVAIILTLGVADQPLVASWSILPARYWVKIENGLSKDILDAHCIGGGKKITDLGLQHIPLNSNFNWTFKSELWKKVAYNCNLTSPSNGHLYYEAYENDQSFEDRYCGGRHCTWKAADDGLYLYHDKKKRYIRLGTWDKP is encoded by the coding sequence ATGTTGAAACTATTAGTAGCCATAATATTAACTTTAGGAGTCGCAGATCAACCATTAGTGGCATCTTGGAGTATATTGCCAGCAAGATATTGGGTAAAAATAGAGAATGGATTAAGTAAGGATATTCTGGATGCACATTGCATCGGAGGTGGTAAAAAAATTACTGATCTAGGGCTTCAACATATTCCACTGAATAGTAATTTCAACTGGACATTCAAAAGCGAGCTTTGGAAAAAGGTTGCTTATAATTGTAACTTGACATCGCCTAGCAATGGTCATTTATATTACGAAGCATATGAAAATGATCAAAGTTTTGAGGATAGGTATTGTGGGGGTCGTCATTGTACTTGGAAAGCGGCTGATGATGGTTTATATTTGTATCACGATAAGAAAAAGAGATATATTCGTTTGGGAACCTGGGATAAACCATAG
- the LOC110779123 gene encoding acetyl-CoA carboxylase 1-like: MEESLIKTARNAVGEGLTHKLICYGNGLVEGQSCYYEKKLTELRVQKVLNQLSNIGNSSSDLRALPHGLASLIEKEELASSFQIVTDNHGLVEEVQPGYFPTRRDVKP, from the exons ATGGAGGAATCGCTTATCAAGACTGCTAGAAATGCTGTTGGTGAAGGGTTAACCCATAAATTAATCTGCTATGGAAATGGTTTA GTGGAAGGACAATCCTGTTACTATGAGAAGAAGCTAACAGAGTTACGCGTACAGAAGGTGTTAAATCAGTTGTCAAATATCGGTAACTCATCATCAGATTTGAGAGCTCTGCCTCATGGTCTTGCTTCCTTAATTGAAAAG GAAGAGCTAGCTAGTTCCTTCCAAATTGTAACAGACAACCATGGTCTAGTGGAGGAAGTACAGCCAGGGTACTTCCCAACACGCAGAGATGTGAAGCCCTAG